A section of the Xiphias gladius isolate SHS-SW01 ecotype Sanya breed wild chromosome 8, ASM1685928v1, whole genome shotgun sequence genome encodes:
- the zcchc14 gene encoding zinc finger CCHC domain-containing protein 14 encodes MVESRSCVQREGVYRWFSSLTSAQRAEFLCGLLDLCVPIELRFLGSCLEDLARKDYHSLRDAEIKANNPADLSGLTNITDEVVRSKLLVSLALLGSDSREAAGVLYRTLTHIDTVINNYGLALNDGRTEEQFLLLFTMASNHPAFSFHQKQVLRQQLSQIQDILQVSSRGAGEAEAIGPDGDRTAVCYTHPHDHCDHQTVSLSLASLSPSACSLPNTRPAYLPLCACQPCHTHCTCWHRSQTREIGTVSGLGTGVSMGRGDQTGSQDLTPPLPDLPPPPPPPPPPPPAPPPHQPLSLPAGQGLDVTATKTKGKAGKVVIERVVLRGVTHKSEDTNEYVFEVSWSDGFVLSVVRTQQEVTELLSQLSQAFPDEGVEKFLPHSIELDPRCLTALPCHVLQHHSIQLFFNSTRPLSPNCPPSLASSPPTAPVAPTCPFTSSSNLGCMVQYRGGNRAVYRVASIQPVVSTHSSVLTRSTPHLSSLPPPLPPPLPTCSPPPQHSPQLSSLPPPVPSLPSQGSMAGGGDSSSQPHPQQSQAHSYSQPQQHSQHHLNPHTSSHQSSTQPQSLHLSHSHATSNSHSQSFSYSQSQAQSRSQSHTQPPSQSQPNTTEQNGILDWLRKLRLHKYYPVFKQLTMEEFLALTEEDLNKYDLTQGAKKKLKTQLELQKSVDREMKMEKRSCSGIARVMSSSHMGPSTHPTSTAGELRVEVEAVPHHHPVSTDSSSSSGYSSSSCSPRTPLCCDSTFDRSRDIHRRPEVAGGGPEKDRSCLFILNSSCPTGSSRPTAQVLPVQTDPVPLLPSSCSSHLPFGLPQSPYQPQVSYPQTLLSPVSNPARILTSPRKPRPPPLCTEDRTKPLGSGLPAAAAGFSPGLSVGIGVRLENLFPGLTMDGSSALQDAVVCRGLAGSAVGLMVETSSALTSTSNSLHHVSHPPLHFHLSSSSSPSPSGYYSYPPTSSSSSSFSSFSSSCPSTKSGSQSGSSSGGGGGGFVSMATASSVPVAAVPGNTYYPPQSTTSPSPSPSSASSLDQSPGHTPSMCVCSSCGCRGNCGVYGALPGYAAAGYLQPFSTGPSLFTLGPLLHLSPLLASSSATGTGATPFSYPMMMPPPLYRHSPVSHDQQQGFGFYQSHGIMGNGGQKRAAGSLSCYNCGANGHRAEDCKQPPMDSVQQGTFRLKYTPHSDSKDSGD; translated from the exons ATGGTGGAGAGCCGGAGCTGTGTCCAGAGGGAGGGGGTGTACCGCTGGTTCTCCTCCCTCACCTCAGCCCAGAGAGCTGAGTTCCTGTGTGGGCTGCTGGACCTCTGCGTCCCCATCGAGCTCCGCTTCCTCGGCTCCTGCCTAGAGGATTTGGCCCGCAAGGACTACCACTCCCTCCGGGATGCGGAGATCAAAGCCAACAACCCCGCAGACCTTTCGGGCCTCACCAACATCACCGACGAAGTGGTGCGCAGCAAGCTGCTGGTGTCCCTCGCCCTGCTCGGCTCAGACAGCCGCGAGGCGGCAGGGGTCCTGTACCGGACACTGACTCACATAGACACGGTGATCAATAACTATGGACTGGCGCTGAACGACGGAAGAACAGAGGAGCAGTTTCTGTTGCTGTTCACCATGGCCTCTAACCACCCGGCCTTCAGCTTCCACCAGAAGCAGGTGCTGAGGCAGCAGCTAAGCCAGATCCAGGACATCCTGCAG GtgagcagcagaggagcaggagaggctGAAGCAATAGGGCCTGATGGGGATCGAACTGCCGTTTGTTACACTCATCCACATGACCACTGTGACCATCAGACCGTGTCCCTGTCTCTTGCCTCGTTGTCCCCCTCTGCCTGCTCCCTGCCTAACACCAGGCCTGCTTACCTACCTCTGTGTGCCTGCCAACCCTGCCACACGCACTGCACCTGCTGGCACAGG AGCCAGACCAGAGAGATTGGCACAGTCTCAGGGCTGGGCACAGGGGTCTCCATGGGACGAGGAGACCAAACGGGCAGCCAAGACCTCACCCCTCCTCTCCCagacctccctcctcctcctcctcctcctcctcctccccctcctgcaCCACCTCCTCATCAGCCCCTTTCTCTACCTGCTGGGCAAGGCCTGGATGTAACAGCAACAAAGACCAAGGGGAAAGCAGGAAAAG TGGTGATTGAGAGGGTGGTGCTGAGAGGAGTGACACACAAGTCTGAAGACACCAATGAATATGTGTTCGAG GTGAGCTGGTCAGATGGTTTTGTGTTATCTGTTGTCCGAACTCAACAGGAGGTGACAGAGCTTCTGTCCCAG CTGTCACAAGCATTTCCTGATGAAGGAGTGGAGAAGTTCCTCCCTCATTCCATAGAACTGGACCCCAG GTGTCTGACAGCGCTGCCCTGCCATGTCCTCCAGCACCACAGCATCCAGCTGTTCTTCAACTCCACCAGGCCTCTCTCACCCAATTGTCCCCCCTCCCTTGCCTCCTCCCCTCCCACAGCTCCTGTAGCCCCAACCTGCCCGTTCACCTCCAGCTCTA atCTTGGCTGTATGGTTCAGTACAGAGGAGGCAACAG GGCAGTGTATAGAGTGGCAAGCATCCAGCCCGTTGTCAGCACCCACAGCTCTGTCTTGACTCGCTCcactcctcacctctcctccctccctcctcctcttcctcctcctctccctacCTGCAGTCCCCCTCCCCAGCACTCCCCCCAGCTatcatccctccctccccctgtgCCATCCCTGCCCAGCCAGGGCTCCATGGCAGGCGGAGGCGATAGCTCCTCCCAGCCGCATCCCCAACAGAGTCAAGCACACTCATACTCTCAGCCCCAGCAGCACTCCCAGCACCACCTTAATCCACACACCAGCAGTCATCAGTCCAGTACACAGCCTCAGTCCCTCCACCTGTCTCATTCCCATGCAACGTCCAACTCACATTCCCAGTCCTTTTCATACTCCCAGTCCCAGGCCCAGTCCCGTTCCCAGTCCCACACCCAGCCACCATCTCAGTCTCAACCCAACACTACAGAGCAGAATGGCATCCTAGACTGGCTCCGCAAGCTTCGGCTCCATAAGTATTACCCTGTCTTCAAACAGCTCACCATGGAAGAG TTTTTAGCGCTGACAGAGGAGGACTTAAACAAGTATGACTTGACCCAAGGAGCAAAGAAGAAACTCAAGACCCAGCTGGAGCTACAAAAGTCAGTAGA CAGGGAGATGAAGATGGAGAAGCGGTCCTGCAGCGGCATTGCCAGGGTGATGTCGTCGAGTCACATGGGACCCTCAACACACCCCACCTCCACTGCAG GAGAGCTGCGAGTGGAGGTGGAGGCTGTGCCACACCATCACCCCGTATCCACAGACAGCAGCTCATCCTCAGGCTACTCCAGCTCTTCCTGCTCCCCCCGAACACCACTCTGCTGTGACTCCACCTTCGACAGGAGCAGAGACATTCACAGGC GTCCAGAAGTAGCAGGAGGGGGTCCAGAGAAGGACCGGTCCTGCCTCTTCATCCTGAACTCCAGCTGCCCCACAGGCTCCAGTCGCCCCACAGCCCAGGTCTTACCCGTCCAAACTGATCCAGTTCCACTTCtcccttcctcctgctcctcccacCTCCCCTTTGGTCTCCCGCAGTCTCCCTACCAGCCACAGGTCAGCTACCCCCAGACCCTACTTTCCCCGGTCTCAAACCCAGCACGTATCCTGACCTCCCCACGCAAGCCCCGACCCCCTCCACTGTGCACAGAGGACAGGACAAAGCCGCTGGGCTCGGGtctgcctgcagctgctgcaggcttCAGTCCAGGGCTCAGTGTGGGGATAGGGGTGAGGCTGGAGAACCTGTTCCCTGGGCTGACCATGGATGGCTCCTCTGCGCTCCAGGATGCCGTGGTTTGTCGTGGCCTGGCGGGAAGTGCTGTGGGTCTGATGGTGGAAACCAGCTCCGCTCTGACCTCCACTTCAAACAGCCTCCACCACGTCTCCCACCCCCCACTCCACTTCCAcctctcatcctcttcatccccTTCTCCATCTGGATACTACTCTTACCCTCCAACCTCCTCTTCGTCATCGTCcttctcatctttctcctcctcctgtccctccACAAAGTCTGGCTCACAGTCTGGGAGCTCCAGtggtgggggtggaggtggctttgtttccatggcaactgcCAGCAGTGTTCCTGTAGCCGCAGTACCCGGCAACACTTACTACCCTCCCCAGTCTACCACTAGTCCCTCCCCTTCCCCATCCTCTGCCTCCTCATTGGATCAAAGTCCAGGACACACCCCctccatgtgtgtttgcagctcCTGCGGTTGTCGGGGGAACTGTGGCGTCTATGGAGCGTTGCCTGGATATGCTGCAGCTGGCTACCTGCAGCCGTTCTCAACTGGCCCCTCCCTCTTTACCTTGGGTCCTCTGCTCCATCTCAGCCCCCTGTTAGCCTCATCCAGCGCCACTGGCACTGGAGCCACGCCCTTCTCCTACCCAATGATGATGCCTCCGCCCCTCTACCGCCACAGCCCTGTCTCACATGACCAGCAGCAGGGCTTTGGCTTCTACCAGTCCCATGGCATCATGGGAAACGGTGGCCAGAAACGGGCAGCAGGGAGCCTGTCATGTTATAACTGTGGTGCCAACGGACACAGAGCAGAGGACTGCAAACAGCCGCCCATGGATTCAGTACAGCAGG GGACATTTCGTCTGAAGTACACTCCTCACTCTGACAGTAAGGACTCAGGGGACTAA